The DNA window GGGCTCCAAGCCGAAGCGTTTCACTTGCTCCGCCGCCAATACTGAAGATTGATAGATTTCCTCCGGCGTCGGGTCCTCAGTAACATGCGTGTCGGTGATGAAATAGACACCCTTGTCGAGGATCAGGACTTGCATGGCGGCGGCGGCGATGACGCCCGGTTGCAGAGGGATCACGTCCAACACATGCATCAGTTCAGGGCGGTAGAGGCTGACCGGTCCGGAGATCATGGCGTCGGCATCGCCGAGGCGCACCATCATCGCGGCAATGACGGTGTTTTGCGAACGCAGCGTTATACGTGCGGTTTTTGGCGAGGCGCCAGCACGGCCCATCAAATCGTGATAGGAGCTGGAATAATGATCATAGTTCTCGTAGTTAGCGGGGTCGACGATCGTCACATCTGTGTCGATCCGCAGACGCAGAGACAAATCATCAATCTTTTCCTGGATTCGAAACGGGCGGCCGATCAATATCGGCCTGGCGATGCCCTCATCGATTGCTTGTTGCGCCGCGCGCAGTACACGGTCGTCCTCGCCGTTCGCATAAACGACACGCTTGCGCTCCCGTTTGGCCTGGTCAAACACGCTCTTCATCACGTAGCCGGTGCGATAAACCAGTCCCGAGAGTTTCTCCGCATAGGCGCTTAGGTTCTCGATCGGGCGTGTGGCCACGCCGCTCTTCATCGCGGCTTCGGCGACGGCGACCGGAACAGTGCTGATCAGACGCGGATCGAACGGTTTCGGAATGATGTATTCGCGGCCAAATTTAAGTGAATGGTCGCCGTAAGCGTTGGCGACAATGTCGCTCGATTCGGCTTTGGTGATATCGGCAATGGCGTGCACGCAAGCCAGCTTCATGTCCATATTTATCTCCGTCGCGCCGCAATCGAGCGCGCCACGGAAGATGAACGGAAAGCACAGAACATTATTGACCTGGTTCGGATAGTCCGAGCGCCCCGTAGCGATGATGGCGTCGGGGCGGACAGCCCGAGCATCCTCGGGCATGATCTCGGGGACAGGGTTGGCGAGCGCCAGAATAATTGGGTCGCGCGCCATGATCTTTACCATATCGGCGCTTAGCGTGCCGGGCCCAGAGAGGCCGAGAAACACATCGGCATCCTTCATCACCTCGGCAAGGTCGCGCGCCGGCGTGTTGACGGCAAAGCGCGTCTTTTCGATGTTGAGATCGTTGCGTCCGCTGTGAATAACACCCTTGCTGTCGCAAACACGAATATTCTCAAGTGCAACGCCGAGGCCGATCAGCATATCGAGACAGGCAATGGCGGCCGCGCCGCCGCCGGAACAAACGATCTTTATGTCGCCTGCGTTTTTGTTAACGATGCGCAGGCCATTCAGGGTCGCCGCAGCGACACAAATCGCAGTGCCGTGCTGGTCGTCGTGAAACACCGGAATATTCAGGCGTTCCTTTAATTTGCGTTCGATCTCAAAACATTCCGGCGCCTTGATATCTTCCAAATTGATGGCGCCGAATGTTGGTTCCAGACGGGCGACGGTATCGACGAAGGCGTCGACATCCAGTTCGTCCACTTCGATATCGAAGACATCGATATTGGCGAACTTCTTAAAGAGGACGGCTTTGCCCTCCATGACCGGCTTGGCCGCCAAAGCGCCAATTGCGCCCAGGCCAAGGACCGCCGTCCCGTTGCTGATCACGGCAACGAGGTTGCCGCGCGCCGTGTATTCAAATGCCGCTGCTGGATCGGCGGCGATCTCCTCGCAGGCATAGGCCACGCCCGGAGAATAGGCGAGCGCCAGATCACGCTGATTGGCGAGCGGCTTGGTCGCCCGAATTTCGAGCTTGCCCGGTTTTGGCGAGCGGTGAAACGCCAGCGCGGCCTCTCTCAGATCCTGCGGCATCACATACCCTTACTTGTTGTTGTGAAACCGCAGTATATCCGAGCCTGCGCAACTTGCACTCGCGCAGCGCGGCAAACGAGAAAGTAGCGTTACAACGAAGCCTTCGCTGCGGCGCGAACTTTCTTGGCGATATTGGGTGCGACGGTGCGATCGAGCGGATGCGGCAGAATCATCTCGGCTGTTGGCTCGTCGACATCCGCGGCGAGAGCGGCGGCGGCGGCGATTTTCATTTCGCCGTTGATGACCGGCGCACCGGCATCCAAGGCGCCGCGGAAAATGCCCGGGAAAACCAGCACATTATTGACCTGATTGGGAAAATCGCTGCGCCCGGTGCCGATAATGGCGGCCCCACCCTTGCGCGCCTCATCCGGCATGATTTCCGGTGTCGGGTTGGCCATCGCGAGAATGATTGAACCCTTGGCCATGTTTTTGACATCGTCCGCGCCAATCACATTGCCGCGTGAGACACCGATGAAAACGTCAGCCCCCTTGATCACTTCCTGAAGCGTACCCGAGCGATTGTTGACATTGGTGTATTCGAGCATGCCTTGCTTAGAAGAGTTGAGGTCGTCGCGATTGGCGCTGATCGCTCCCTTGGAATCGCAGATGATGACGTCCGCCACCGGCTGAATTTCACTTTTCGGGATGCCGACGCCACGAATGAGCTTGGCGATTGCGGAGCCCGCTGCGCCGGCACCGTTGATAACCACCTGAAGCTCGTTCAACTTCTTGCCGGTGACCTTCGATGAATTTATCAGGGCCGCCAGCAAGACAATGGCCGTGCCATGCTGATCATCATGAAAGACGGGAATGCCGAGATCCTGCAATGCATCCTCGATCTCGAAGCAGCGCGGTGCCGAAATATCTTCCAGATTGATGCCGCCGAAGACCGGTTCGATCAGCCGGCATGTCTCGATGATCTTTGCCGGATCCTTGGTGTTGAGGCAAATCGGCCAGGCGTCGATCTTGGCAAATTCGCGGAACAAAAGGGCTTTGCCTTCCATCACCGGAAGCGCCGCCAAGGGGCCAATGTCGCCAAGCCCGAGCACCGCCGAACCGTCGGTGACGACCGCCACGGAATTTCCTTTAATGGTGAGCTTGCGGGCCTGTTCGGGGTCCGCCGCG is part of the Pseudomonadota bacterium genome and encodes:
- a CDS encoding NADP-dependent malic enzyme; this translates as MPQDLREAALAFHRSPKPGKLEIRATKPLANQRDLALAYSPGVAYACEEIAADPAAAFEYTARGNLVAVISNGTAVLGLGAIGALAAKPVMEGKAVLFKKFANIDVFDIEVDELDVDAFVDTVARLEPTFGAINLEDIKAPECFEIERKLKERLNIPVFHDDQHGTAICVAAATLNGLRIVNKNAGDIKIVCSGGGAAAIACLDMLIGLGVALENIRVCDSKGVIHSGRNDLNIEKTRFAVNTPARDLAEVMKDADVFLGLSGPGTLSADMVKIMARDPIILALANPVPEIMPEDARAVRPDAIIATGRSDYPNQVNNVLCFPFIFRGALDCGATEINMDMKLACVHAIADITKAESSDIVANAYGDHSLKFGREYIIPKPFDPRLISTVPVAVAEAAMKSGVATRPIENLSAYAEKLSGLVYRTGYVMKSVFDQAKRERKRVVYANGEDDRVLRAAQQAIDEGIARPILIGRPFRIQEKIDDLSLRLRIDTDVTIVDPANYENYDHYSSSYHDLMGRAGASPKTARITLRSQNTVIAAMMVRLGDADAMISGPVSLYRPELMHVLDVIPLQPGVIAAAAMQVLILDKGVYFITDTHVTEDPTPEEIYQSSVLAAEQVKRFGLEPKIALLSSSNFGSNDFKLSVKMRKALQILHERAPALEVEGEMHGDTALDEDIRNEMFPNSRLHGQANTLIMPDLTSANIAYSLVKTLSNGISVGPLLLGLSAPAHVLHGSATVRSILNMTAVSVVEAQTRSIEHNIARALDAQAG
- a CDS encoding NADP-dependent malic enzyme, encoding MTDYFERSLILHEQLRGKISVSNKLPIGSRDDLSLAYTPGVARPCEVIAADPEQARKLTIKGNSVAVVTDGSAVLGLGDIGPLAALPVMEGKALLFREFAKIDAWPICLNTKDPAKIIETCRLIEPVFGGINLEDISAPRCFEIEDALQDLGIPVFHDDQHGTAIVLLAALINSSKVTGKKLNELQVVINGAGAAGSAIAKLIRGVGIPKSEIQPVADVIICDSKGAISANRDDLNSSKQGMLEYTNVNNRSGTLQEVIKGADVFIGVSRGNVIGADDVKNMAKGSIILAMANPTPEIMPDEARKGGAAIIGTGRSDFPNQVNNVLVFPGIFRGALDAGAPVINGEMKIAAAAALAADVDEPTAEMILPHPLDRTVAPNIAKKVRAAAKASL